The Juglans microcarpa x Juglans regia isolate MS1-56 chromosome 8S, Jm3101_v1.0, whole genome shotgun sequence genome has a window encoding:
- the LOC121245035 gene encoding organic cation/carnitine transporter 3-like, which produces MADSTHPLLSLADSGESEDTPPLVKILPSLDSTIESVIGNFGWPQFLQTVLVSIAWVFDAQQTFISVFTDAHPTWHCTQLGDESCNSVSNICNLPTNSWAWDLPADTSILSEWNLECAASFVPGLPASSFFTGCLVGGLVLATLADSSLGRKNMLLLSCLMMSLSSLLTVIFSTNIWIYSALRFLCGFFRSAIGTCALVLSTELVGKRWRGQVGVVGFFCFALGFLSLPAMAYMNRGSSWRSLYLWSSIPGIFYSILVHFFVRESPRWLFVSGREEEAMATLKSIASTHHDSSNWNFSGMCFEQETCNSNLYSTVKILVEKKWALRRLSAVMVIAFGVGLVYYGMPLGLGNLAFNLYLGVTFNALSELPSALFTFFFIGKLKRKNSIIVFTTLSGVCSIMCVLKAKMWTRLQIGLELVSFFSACTVVNILFLYTIELFPTCVRNSAMSMTREALVLGGVFSPMLVSAGRKDSLASFGVFGLAIGCCGMFAACLPETRGGSLCDTMEEEEHKLEKASYNGVGEF; this is translated from the coding sequence ATGGCTGATTCAACTCATCCGCTTCTCTCCCTAGCCGACTCGGGTGAGTCAGAAGACACCCCACCATTAGTGAAAATCCTACCATCCCTTGATTCGACCATCGAGAGTGTCATCGGGAATTTCGGGTGGCCCCAATTCCTTCAAACCGTGCTTGTATCCATTGCATGGGTCTTCGATGCACAGCAAACATTCATCAGCGTCTTCACCGATGCACACCCTACATGGCACTGTACTCAGCTCGGGGACGAGTCATGCAACTCGGTTTCCAATATCTGCAATCTGCCCACTAATTCATGGGCCTGGGATTTGCCCGCCGACACTTCAATCCTCTCAGAATGGAACTTGGAGTGTGCCGCTTCCTTTGTACCTGGCCTGCCCGCATCTTCCTTCTTCACGGGTTGCCTAGTGGGTGGACTCGTTCTTGCCACACTCGCTGACTCGTCACTCGGTCGCAAAAACATGCTCCTCCTCTCATGTCTAATGATGTCTCTATCTTCGCTATTAACAGTGATCTTCTCCACAAATATATGGATTTACTCTGCTTTAAGATTCCTTTGCGGGTTTTTCCGTTCTGCAATCGGTACTTGTGCGCTTGTGCTTTCAACTGAGCTTGTGGGGAAAAGGTGGCGTGGCCAGGTGGGGGTCGTGGGATTCTTTTGTTTCGCATTAGGGTTTTTATCCCTTCCAGCCATGGCTTACATGAACAGAGGTTCTTCATGGAGATCTCTCTATCTCTGGAGTTCCATCCCTGGGATATTTTACTCTATCTTAGTTCACTTCTTTGTTCGTGAGTCTCCCCGATGGCTTTTTGTGAGTGGACGTGAAGAAGAAGCCATGGCCACATTGAAAAGTATAGCTTCAACTCACCATGATAGCTCAAACTGGAACTTTTCCGGAATGTGTTTTGAGCAAGAAACTTGCAATTCCAATCTTTACTCCACTGTTAAGATCTTAGTGGAGAAAAAATGGGCTTTACGAAGGTTGTCGGCAGTTATGGTGATAGCTTTTGGCGTCGGACTTGTTTACTATGGCATGCCACTAGGTCTGGGAAACCTGGCATTCAATCTCTATCTGGGTGTCACTTTCAATGCCTTGTCCGAGCTGCCCTCTGCGTTgttcactttctttttcataggaaaattgaaaaggaaaaattcaattatagTTTTCACGACCCTTAGTGGTGTTTGCAGCATCATGTGTGTTTTGAAGGCAAAGATGTGGACAAGATTGCAGATTGGACTTGAGTTAGTGTCCTTCTTCAGCGCCTGTACAGTGGTTAATATACTGTTCTTATACACAATAGAGCTGTTTCCGACATGTGTTCGGAACTCTGCTATGTCGATGACAAGAGAAGCACTCGTGCTTGGTGGCGTATTCAGTCCGATGCTTGTCTCCGCCGGCAGGAAAGATAGTTTAGCATCTTTTGGGGTGTTCGGGTTGGCAATAGGATGTTGTGGGATGTTTGCAGCATGTTTGCCAGAGACAAGGGGCGGGTCACTTTGTGATACAATGGAGGAGGAAGAACACAAATTGGAGAAAGCAAGCTATAATGGGGTTGGGGAATTCTAG